The following proteins are co-located in the Haliotis asinina isolate JCU_RB_2024 chromosome 13, JCU_Hal_asi_v2, whole genome shotgun sequence genome:
- the LOC137260411 gene encoding ankyrin repeat and SOCS box protein 2-like: MTSGFKDLESSLKEELTETFFPPLIKRLVEETLTDTLKDGYIRKLISGHVLDQINSVKTDVQNTETQLNEISQELRRAERERDTYNTRLKTQLNILMHILDLQLNQINNDPVGAKKTVTGPTEVSPQNSTTTYPKATTASSDLTPTNTDPPAPVTTEVSDQDASNSTAPPAPVTAQDSDLHVSTSPSQALSPSSTITPAPVTTQGLDLPTTQSQADRDLFNASRDGDLARVKQILENEPVNINTRGGWRRRTAVLEAARWGHRDVVEFLVARGADASLLGKYGRNILHYACWSGDVETVKLILSLKVVGINSRGWMRKTPVMTAAGEGKGEVVELLVRRGAELSPVDVDGSNILFYAAKGGDMKAVKLILSRNIVDINAKNDYGHTAAYFAMRRGHQQVLDYLESLGAH, encoded by the exons ATGACTTCCGGTTTTAAAGATTTAGAGTCATCACTGAAGGAGGAGCTGACAGAAACATTCTTTCCTCCTTTGATAAAACGTCTAGTTGAAGAAACACTTACTGACACCCTCAAAGATGGTTACATTCGGAAACTTATCAGCGGGCATGTTCTGGATCAAATTAACAGCGTCAAAACCGATGTACAAAATACAGAGACACAGCTTAATGAAATATCACAAGAGCTGAGACGTGCTGAACGGGAAAGGGACACGTACAATACGAGATTAAAAACACAACTGAACATACTGATGCATATCTTAGACCTGCAACTAAACCAGATCAATAATGATCCTGTTGGTGCAAAGAAAACAGTCACTGGTCCCACAGAGGTGTCACCCCAAAATTCAACCACGACGTACCCTAAAGCTACAACAG CTTCAAGTGACCTGACTCCGACCAACACGGATCCACCAGCGCCAGTGACAACAGAAGTCTCAGATCAAGATG cctcGAACAGCACGGCTCCACCAGCGCCAGTGACGGCTCAAGACTCTGATCTACATG TGTCGACTTCCCCGAGTCAGGCCCTGAGTCCAAGCAGCACAATTACACCAGCGCCAGTGACAACACAGGGACTTGATCTACCGA CGACTCAATCGCAAGCAGACCGCGACCTCTTCAACGCCAGCAGGGACGGTGACCTGGCGAGAGTGAAGCAGATCCTGGAAAATGAGCCCGTGAACATCAACACGAGAGGAGGATGGAGGCGCAGAACAGCGGTACTGGAGGCAGCGCGCTGGGGACACAGGGATGTGGTGGAGTTCCTTGTGGCTAGAGGTGCTGATGCGTCACTGTTGGGCAAGTACGGAAGGAATATCCTTCACTACGCCTGTTGGAGTGGAGACGTAGAAACCGTAAAACTTATCCTGTCACTGAAAGTGGTAggcatcaacagtagaggatgGATGAGAAAGACACCGGTGATGACGGCAGCAGGGGAGGGAAAAGGGGAAGTGGTGGAGCTCCTTGTGCGTAGAGGGGCTGAATTGTCACCGGTGGACGTGGACGGTAGCAACATCCTTTTCTACGCCGCTAAGGGTGGAGACATGAAGGCCGTGAAGCTGATCCTGTCACGGAACATCGTTGACATCAACGCAAAGAACGACTACGGCCATACAGCTGCCTACTTCGCAATGCGTAGGGGACATCAGCAAGTGTTGGATTACCTGGAGTCACTTGGCGCTCACTGA